One Trichomycterus rosablanca isolate fTriRos1 chromosome 12, fTriRos1.hap1, whole genome shotgun sequence DNA window includes the following coding sequences:
- the wdr75 gene encoding WD repeat-containing protein 75, producing MVEQSETRVVRCGGSNISYRAPIITGDCRYLLCASGDLVKVFSTSTEECVHILEGHTNQVTGLTLNPANHLQVYSCSLDGTVRLWDFNDGILIKTFIIGQPTSSIYVSEKHAGVIFIVVPMASNKGGGDCFQLVAVTLPKVLEQEVEARELSSVFPDISSNPGATAFGRQGEYLASAKGLHLHVFFFRTQKTFRFSLKSTDKKGARNAFTCIACHPKDDCIATGHEDGKIRLWRNFNQKKEYTYSTQHWHHNAVSALCFTPEGTHLLSGGVESVLVQWHCAEVNEKDFLPRLGGAISHICVSPDGQMYSTSHSDNKITIIHCSFRVSAVIQGLVRGDSVWTDLMIDPRSRALVLNGKPGHLQFYSLQRDKQLYNLDIVQQEFIYEEGLDQFDVVKAAFDARGSWLATVEERGRKTSDLEFSLKFWRYDEKAQSFELNTTITSAHHDGITGVCFSPSAETTMLVTTAKDGQFKVWLLGSDSDSEKEQASWSCDFVGSYHGLRPTDGCFSADGSLLAVSFEEVVTVWNADTWGLLTTLCQPPGAIRDLCFGRLSCSKYLLGTTTKNLLCCWNLLTCTLEWSTAMDVCLLRPDPLSENVAAFCRHSDDTDLFVFRPSERRPLFTQKAVCSGGVQRCVFAPRDEPLDSCDERSQWLNRSRLYFLTERMDLLTFNTKAEDERTLNSKNRLLVDESVAVTPFYLLLGKHRQQKEDERLQTASGHIPDGDQLHRGSVAIKELLHTPAHVLPAASYLCSMFLSSLLISNGSRDDKEPSEQETRSDKAEDSSEEEMKTSVGQQEVRTLGSVVEEPLRLSKAEERELRRVKKSDFSWVTTGFIGS from the exons ATGGTGGAACAGAGTGAAACACGCGTGGTTCGCTGTGGTGGCAGTAACATCAGCTATAGAGCCCCGATCATCACCGGTGACTGCAG GTACCTGCTTTGCGCCTCTGGAGATTTGGTGAAAGTGTTCAGCACCAGTACAGAGGAGTGTGTACACATACTGGAGGGGCACACGAATCAGGTCACCGGACTCACCCTAAATCCTGCCAACCATCTTCAG GTCTATTCCTGCTCACTAGATGGCACTGTCAGGTTGTGGGACTTCAACGATGGCATCCTTATCAAG acGTTTATTATCGGACAACCGACCTCCTCCATATACGTCTCGGAGAAACACGCCGGAGTTATTTTCATCGTCGTTCCCATGGCGAGCAACAAAGGCGGCGGCG ACTGTTTCCAGTTGGTGGCTGTGACTCTCCCTAAGGTTCTGGAGCAGGAGGTGGAGGCGAGAGAGCTGTCGTCAGTGTTTCCTGATATCAGCTCCAACCCCGGTGCCACAGCCTTTGGCAGACAG GGGGAATATCTCGCCTCGGCCAAGGGTCTCCATCTACACGTGTTTTTCTTCAGGACTCAGAAGACGTTCAG gttTTCTCTGAAGTCCACCGATAAAAAAGGGGCGAGAAACGCCTTCACCTGTATAGCGTGTCACCCTAAAGACGACTGCATCGCCACCGGACACGAAGACGGCAAGATCCGGCTCTG GAGAAACTTCAATCAGAAGAAGGAGTACACCTATTCCACCCAGCACTGGCACCACAATGCCGTCAGCGCCCTGTGTTTTACACCAGAGG GTACGCACCTGCTGAGTGGCGGCGTGGAGTCTGTGCTCGTCCAGTGGCACTGTGCCGAGGTCAACGAGAAGGATTTCCTTCCTCGACTGGGCGGGGCTATCTCGCACATCTGTGTGTCCCCCGACGGACAGATGTACAGCACCAGCCACTCGGACAACA AGATCACGATCATCCACTGCAGCTTCCGGGTGTCGGCGGTGATCCAGGGCCTCGTACGCG GTGACAGCGTTTGGACCGACCTGATGATCGACCCCAGGAGCAGAGCGCTGGTGCTGAACGGGAAACCGGGACACCTTCAGTTCTACTCTCTCCAGCGCGACAAGCAGCTGTACAAC CTCGACATCGTGCAGCAGGAGTTCATCTACGAGGAAGGACTGGACCAGTTTGACGTGGTGAAGGCGGCGTTCGACGCCAGAGGATCCTGGCTGGCCACGGTGGAGGAGAGAGGCCGCAAAACCTCAGACCTCGAGTTTTCCCTGAAGTTCTGGCGCTACGACGAGAAGGCTCAAAG CTTTGAGCTGAACACCACCATCACCTCTGCCCACCATGACGGGATTACGGGCGTGTGCTTCAGCCCCTCCGCAGAGACCACCATGCTGGTGACCACGGCTAAAGACGGCCAGTTTAAAGTCTGGCTGCTGGGGTCAGACTCCGACAGCGAGA AGGAGCAGGCCTCCTGGTCATGTGACTTCGTGGGCAGCTACCACGGGCTGCGTCCGACCGACGGCTGCTTCTCGGCCGACGGCTCCCTGCTGGCCGTGAGCTTCGAGGAGGTGGTGACCGTGTGGAACGCCGACACCTGGGGCCTCCTGACCACGCTGTGCCAACCTCCAGGGGCCATCAG GGATCTTTGTTTTGGTCGACTGAGCTGCTCGAAATACCTACTTGGCACCACCACCAAGAACCTCCTCTGCTGCTGGAACCTGCTCACGTGCACCT TGGAATGGAGCACGGCGATGGACGTGTGTTTGCTGCGCCCTGACCCCCTGTCCGAAAACGTGGCGGCTTTTTGCCGCCACTCTGACGACACCGACC tgtttgttttcAGACCCAGCGAGCGTCGTCCTCTGTTTACCCAGAAGGCCGTGTGTTCGGGAGGAGTGCAGCGCTGCGTCTTCGCCCCGAGAGACGAACCTCTGGACAGCTGTGACGAGAGGTCGCAGTGGCTGAACAGATCTCGGCTCTACTTCCTCACCGAGCGAATG GATCTGCTGACCTTCAATACGAAAGCGGAAGATGAACGAACCCTGAACTCAAAGAATCGG CTCCTGGTGGACGAGAGCGTCGCCGTAACTCCGTTCTACCTGCTGCTGGGTAAACACAGACAGCAGAAGGAGGACGAGAGGCTGCAAACTGCCAGCGGTCACATACCTGACGGGGATCAGCTTCATCGAGGATCAGTCGCCATCAAAGAG TTGCTGCACACTCCAGCTCACGTGCTCCCCGCCGCCTCGTACCTGTGTTCCATGTTCCTGAGCTCCCTTCTCATCTCCAACGGAAGCAG GGACGATAAGGAGCCCTCGGAACAGGAAACTCGGAGCGACAAAGCGGAAGACTCTTCAGAGGAGGAAATGAAAACCAGCGTGGGTCAGCAGGAGGTTCGGACGCTGGGCTCGGTCGTGGAGGAACCTCTGCGGCTTTCCAAAGCCGAGGAAAGAGAACTGAGGAGGGTCAAGAAGAGCGATTTTAGCTGGGTCACCACCGGGTTCATCGGGTCTTAG